CTAAGTTCTCCTTGTAAGAGCAGTGGGGGGGTGCTGGAATGTCCTAACCCACATGCAACAAGAGCCCTGGAATTACTTGACAAAGGTGATGCTGGTCTCAGACACTGTGATTCAAGTGTTGCAACAACTTaactttctgtttcactttgtttttccctttgctgctaGATGGGATCCAGTAAACCAGGTGGCCGAGTGATCTTGGCCACAGAGAATGACTACTGCAAGCTTTGTGATGCCTCATTTAGTTCTCCAGCTGTGGCACAGGCTCACTACCAGGGGAAAAATCATGCCAAACGGCTGCGTCTTGCAGAAGCACAGAATAACTCATTCTCGTAGGTATTGTTCAACTTCACGCTCAGGCTGAAAGCGTGTGGCAGTATCTCTGGCAGTCTTTTTTGTTAGAAAACTCTGAATTGCagctgtttgtatttctttaatctTCAGGGATGCATCAGAACTAGGCAAACGGAGGACaaggaaagaagggaatgaATATAAGATgatgcagaacagaagaaatatgtaCACAGTTCAAAACAACACAGGTAATCAGAAGTTTGCATCTGTTCTATTGTATATTTAGAATAATAATGAATGTTGAGCagacttgtttttcttctatttctgagctctgttctaGCGGGGACTGGTTGCTAAAGGGGCTGATTCCAGCTCTGTTGAATCTTCTTGTCTGCATATATTTTCCCAGCTGCTAAAGTTACTTTGTTTTGTCAGCCTGCTTGTTATTCTGTTCTCTCGGTTTGTAACTTAATTTACCATCTGCCCTGCCCGTCTGTAAGGCTGCTCTAAGTGGTGAcaattttcctgctttattttcttggcaAGAGACCAGATGCTTTGACTCCTACTGTAGCACAGCAACCTGTATGTGCACTCTTCTGTCCAGAATGAGAAAGTGTGTTAGCCTCCCTCTAAGACCATCTGTTCCTAGAACCCTTTCTCAGGTGTTAGATGCTAACTTTTCCTCTTTACTGTTAAAGTGTTTGAGTGTCCAGACCAatatctgttcctttttttcattttaagttgtGTTAAGAGCACATATTGGCTGGAAACCCTGCTTTCTGCTGAAGCTTAGtttgatttttgtcattttagTAATGATCATTTGGAAAAAGTGTATGTTGTAAAACTCTATCAAATGTCATTTTGGGTTAGACACCTTATTCTAATCAAGACTGCTCTAATTCTTGAGTTGGtgattaaaaaatgattaatcACTTACATGATCAATTAACGAAGCTAATCTGTGGCTTCCTTTTATGTGTCTCTTGGACTAGAAGTTGTTAGTGAGGTGCCTCAAGCTTTTTGAAATAgataaacagatttttctgttgtttcctcaGGTCCCTACTTCAATCCCCGCTCTCGTCAGAGGATTCCTCGGGATCTGGCCATGTGTGTCACCCCCAGTGGCCAGTTCTACTGTTCTATGTGCAACGCTGGGGCCAGTGAGGAGATGGAGTTCAGGCAGCATttagaaagcaaacagcataAAAGCAAGGTGTCCGAACAGCGGTACAGAAATGAGATGGAGAACTTAGGCTACGTACAATGACGCGCCACCCTTGGTAGTAGTTTGCAAATAGAGCAGCTTGTCTCTCGCCTGCTGTTTGCCACATGCCCTGCTTTGTGCTCCATTTGATAGGAGTATGCTCTTGAGCTATACATGTAACACCTGCAAACTCAATGGTATGgttaaattttttttctatcataGTTGGCAGGATGACACTGTGCAGGACATGAAGtgtttttgatgtttgtttGCTAGCTATCTAAGGCTCTTCATTGTGTTGAGTGGCTGAGTGGACTTTTTCTCCTCGGCCTTCTGCATGAATATGCAAAGCCCAAGAAGTGCTGGAAACTTCTGTGGTTCTACCACATGGGTGAACAACATGCAAAGCCCGTTCCCCTCTTTGCACGCCACAGAGTAGTGCTCCAGAATGTATCCCTCCAGCAGAGTCAATCTCTGAACAGCTTGTAAAAGAGGGGCAGGAATTGGACCTGTAAATGTGTGAGTTAGGGGTGTACTTGTCCACAAATTGCTAGTTGTGGCTCTCGTTACAGCCTACAGTAAATCCTCTTCACGTGCCTGTAGAAAGGCTGTGCACACCTCTCTGCCTTGGAGGGTCTTGCCTCTTTCTACTTTCTCTGTGATGCAGATTTCTCTCTGAACATCTGACATTAGATATCAGCTGATTAGCCACATCCAGAAATATTCTTCTACCAAACAGTTAACTATGTGAAAAAGGGTTCTTGGTGTTGTTGACCGAGTACTTTTAATGCACTGTTGCTGTAGCTCGTCTCTCTGTAAGTCTCTGTGGCTTAATGAAGTGAATTGGAAAGCAAACCTGCTTGGGTGGGATGCTGTGCTCTGATTCCATGTTAGATAGAGTAGGGCTAAGGATAGGTTGGGAGGAACTGTCAGCTGTAATTTCTTTGCATACTGATGTAGAAAAGAGCGTTAGTGCCTGGCCTGCAGCTTTGTTGCTTTGGGAGAGCAGGGCTTCCTGGGCCTTCGGTAGTAGATGTCAGTGTATCCCACCTCCACACCATTCCCTGGAAGAAGCTGAAGGGATGTTAAAGAGAAGAGGTGAAATACTACCCAGATTAGATgaacttttttccccatctttcttttcccttctcaaaCTGGGTTTTAATTCCATTCCTTGATGTGAATTTCACCATTTAGGGACCATA
Above is a window of Gallus gallus isolate bGalGal1 chromosome 9, bGalGal1.mat.broiler.GRCg7b, whole genome shotgun sequence DNA encoding:
- the ZMAT3 gene encoding zinc finger matrin-type protein 3 — its product is MILLQQAGLLSHPEKPSSLPMSVATRPRATSPLSPPKSLGLGPSFYHAQDEELAKVVEQDPMLEELCKPLCCKLCNVTLNSAQQAQAHYQGKNHSKKLRNYYAANSCPAPTRMSNSVEPVPPQVVSLPAQMGSSKPGGRVILATENDYCKLCDASFSSPAVAQAHYQGKNHAKRLRLAEAQNNSFSDASELGKRRTRKEGNEYKMMQNRRNMYTVQNNTGPYFNPRSRQRIPRDLAMCVTPSGQFYCSMCNAGASEEMEFRQHLESKQHKSKVSEQRYRNEMENLGYVQ